From Candidatus Methylomirabilota bacterium, one genomic window encodes:
- a CDS encoding ABC transporter ATP-binding protein: MLLPAVELRGLTKHYREGDSERTVLRDVNATLWLGEIAVFVGRSGSGKSTLLNLISGIDRPSTGSVLVNGTDLTTLDERARTLFRREHIGFVFQFFNLIPLLTVEENLLLPLDLLGRADARGRARAAELLDRVGLADRARAYPDRLSGGEQQRVAVARALVHDPALVLADEPTGNLDAETAKVVVELLDQLVRELGKTVVMATHSAEVVGSADRVFLVQHGQLAEQREGIGR; this comes from the coding sequence ATGCTCCTCCCCGCGGTCGAGCTTCGCGGCCTCACCAAGCACTACCGCGAAGGCGACAGCGAGCGCACGGTGCTGCGCGACGTCAACGCCACGCTGTGGCTCGGCGAGATCGCGGTGTTCGTGGGGCGCAGCGGGTCGGGCAAGTCCACGCTGCTGAACCTCATCAGCGGAATCGATCGGCCCAGCACGGGCAGCGTGCTCGTCAACGGCACCGATCTCACCACGCTCGACGAGCGGGCGCGCACGCTGTTCCGGCGCGAGCACATCGGCTTCGTCTTCCAGTTCTTCAATCTCATCCCCCTCCTCACCGTGGAGGAGAATCTCCTCCTGCCCCTGGACCTCCTGGGCCGCGCCGACGCGCGCGGACGCGCCCGCGCCGCCGAGCTCCTGGACCGCGTGGGCCTCGCCGACCGCGCGCGCGCCTATCCGGACCGCCTCTCCGGCGGCGAGCAGCAGCGCGTCGCGGTCGCCCGCGCCCTCGTGCACGACCCCGCGCTGGTCCTCGCCGACGAGCCCACCGGCAATCTCGACGCCGAGACCGCCAAGGTGGTGGTGGAGCTGCTCGATCAGCTCGTGCGCGAGCTGGGGAAGACCGTGGTCATGGCCACCCACAGCGCCGAGGTCGTGGGCAGCGCCGACCGGGTGTTCCTCGTCCAGCACGGCCAGCTCGCGGAGCAGCGCGAGGGGATCGGTCGATGA
- a CDS encoding nuclease-related domain-containing protein: MHIKRASGVHLARRQRHQRLEAVGFAAGGLLASVAAGLAVNPYVGLLTGLGVGTMAGPALGRLRSVRAARDGATGVAAQLRGLPDEYFLVDDVAVPGHRGPVDHVLIGPCGVMVIAARRWSGRIRVERDRWTVNGLPRVGLSRELSDAAASVKNFLVRAHPELAGSLLRWVETAVVLTHPSCRVTLDRPWHPVMRSTALRAFLEGMPRRARYTSALGEILAGALSRGDGVVVSPSARMISAAS, from the coding sequence GTGCACATCAAGCGGGCGAGCGGGGTACATCTGGCGCGGCGACAGCGCCATCAGCGGCTCGAGGCAGTGGGGTTCGCGGCCGGCGGACTGCTGGCTAGCGTGGCCGCCGGGCTCGCCGTGAATCCGTACGTGGGGCTCCTGACCGGGCTCGGCGTCGGCACGATGGCCGGGCCGGCGCTCGGCCGGTTGCGCAGCGTCCGCGCGGCGCGCGACGGCGCGACCGGCGTGGCCGCCCAGCTCCGTGGGCTGCCGGACGAGTACTTCCTCGTGGACGACGTCGCCGTGCCCGGACACCGCGGTCCGGTGGACCACGTCCTCATCGGGCCGTGCGGCGTGATGGTGATCGCAGCGAGGCGCTGGTCGGGGCGGATCCGCGTCGAGCGCGACCGGTGGACCGTCAACGGCCTCCCGCGCGTCGGCCTGTCCCGGGAGCTGTCCGACGCCGCCGCGTCGGTGAAGAACTTCCTCGTGCGCGCCCATCCCGAGCTCGCCGGCTCGCTGCTGCGCTGGGTGGAGACCGCGGTGGTGCTCACGCATCCCTCCTGCCGCGTCACCCTCGACCGGCCTTGGCATCCCGTGATGCGGTCCACCGCGCTGCGCGCCTTCCTCGAGGGCATGCCGCGTCGGGCCCGCTACACGAGCGCGCTGGGCGAGATCCTGGCGGGCGCCCTCTCGCGCGGCGACGGCGTCGTCGTGTCGCCGAGCGCTCGCATGATCTCCGCCGCCTCCTGA
- a CDS encoding Rid family detoxifying hydrolase, protein MLAKTTVRTEHAPAPFAGAPYSQAIRVGDLVFVSGQIPLKPGASQLVGPGIAEQTEQVFANLRAILEAAGSGLDRLVKTTVFLKDLADFPAMNEVYKKHAGNTPAARSTVQVAAIPAGALVEIEAIAHL, encoded by the coding sequence ATGCTTGCGAAGACCACCGTCCGCACCGAGCACGCGCCTGCGCCCTTCGCGGGCGCGCCGTACTCGCAAGCCATCCGCGTGGGCGATCTCGTGTTCGTCTCGGGGCAGATCCCGCTCAAGCCGGGCGCCAGCCAGCTCGTGGGCCCGGGGATCGCGGAGCAGACCGAGCAGGTGTTCGCGAATCTCCGCGCCATCCTCGAGGCGGCGGGCAGCGGGCTCGATCGCTTGGTGAAGACCACGGTGTTCCTGAAGGACCTTGCCGATTTCCCGGCGATGAACGAGGTGTACAAGAAGCACGCGGGCAACACGCCGGCCGCCCGCTCGACGGTACAGGTGGCCGCGATCCCGGCCGGCGCGCTCGTCGAGATCGAGGCTATCGCCCACCTTTGA
- a CDS encoding M20 family metallopeptidase yields MTTTRLAWSEEAGRKEDGMIALRRDFHRHPELSFQEQRTAGIIAERLHAAGLEVRTGIAGTGVVGVLRGDAPGRTVAWRADTDALPLTELLEAPFASGTPGVMHACGHDGHTAIAITMAEILAARRREMPGTAVFIFQPAEEVLGGARPMIQAGVLENPRVDEVYGLHLTTLQPAGVVQVRPGPIMASADAFTVEVKGAGGHGAMPHLSVDPITAAASILLGMQSLVAREVPAQDTAVLTVGQIVSGTKGNIIPDRAVMKGTIRAFEQSIRDMLIQRLGDFVTHQARAFRAEARLLMDGGSCPAVVNHAKETDFVHRCAAAAVDEAAVVEGGRVMASDDMSLFLRERPGCYFRVGIAPTHGKPRPHHAPEFEMNEAGLAVGLRTGLEIMRAAMGS; encoded by the coding sequence ATGACGACGACACGGCTCGCGTGGTCCGAGGAAGCGGGGCGGAAGGAAGATGGCATGATCGCGCTGCGGCGGGATTTCCACCGCCACCCGGAGCTGTCGTTCCAGGAGCAGCGCACCGCCGGCATCATCGCCGAGCGGCTGCACGCCGCCGGGCTCGAGGTGCGCACCGGCATCGCCGGCACCGGGGTGGTGGGCGTGCTGCGCGGAGACGCGCCCGGCCGCACGGTAGCGTGGCGTGCCGACACGGACGCGCTGCCGCTCACCGAGCTGCTGGAGGCGCCGTTCGCCTCCGGCACCCCGGGTGTCATGCACGCGTGCGGGCACGACGGCCACACCGCGATCGCCATCACGATGGCGGAGATCCTCGCCGCGCGGCGCCGCGAGATGCCGGGCACCGCGGTGTTCATTTTCCAGCCCGCGGAGGAGGTGCTGGGCGGCGCGCGGCCGATGATCCAGGCCGGCGTGCTCGAGAACCCGCGCGTGGACGAGGTCTACGGCCTCCACCTCACGACGCTTCAGCCCGCGGGCGTGGTGCAGGTGCGGCCCGGCCCCATCATGGCCTCCGCCGACGCCTTCACGGTGGAGGTGAAGGGGGCGGGCGGCCACGGGGCGATGCCGCACCTCTCCGTGGATCCCATCACCGCCGCCGCGAGCATCCTGCTCGGCATGCAGAGCCTGGTCGCGCGCGAAGTCCCGGCGCAGGACACCGCGGTGCTCACCGTGGGCCAGATCGTCTCCGGTACCAAGGGCAACATCATCCCCGACCGCGCGGTGATGAAGGGCACCATCCGGGCGTTCGAGCAGTCGATTCGCGACATGCTGATCCAGCGCCTGGGTGACTTCGTGACCCATCAGGCGCGGGCGTTCCGCGCGGAGGCGCGGCTCCTCATGGACGGGGGCTCGTGCCCCGCCGTGGTGAATCACGCGAAGGAGACCGACTTCGTGCATCGCTGCGCCGCCGCCGCGGTCGACGAGGCCGCGGTGGTCGAGGGCGGGCGGGTGATGGCCTCGGACGACATGAGCCTCTTCCTACGGGAGCGCCCGGGATGCTACTTCCGGGTCGGCATCGCGCCCACCCACGGCAAGCCCCGCCCGCACCACGCGCCCGAGTTCGAGATGAACGAGGCCGGCCTCGCGGTGGGACTGCGCACCGGGCTCGAGATCATGCGCGCGGCGATGGGCTCGTAG
- a CDS encoding MFS transporter — MRFPQGLRALNHPDYRRFYIGQVVSQVGSWMQSVGQAWLVLQLTGSPLKLGLIGTLQFAPVLLFSVFTGALADRLPKRRVLLATQIGIASLALTLGLLVRFGHVEYWHVCVLATILGCVNTLDMPTRQSFVAELVSKDDIVNAVALNSAAFNTARIVGPVAAGLLIARFGVSIAFLLNALSFTLVIAALIRMRTEGRPRETHGTTMLADVGEGLRYAFEVRYIRLLLLLLFVVSITVFNFSVYVPLLARTVLHVDAAGFGFLMAAVGVGAVTGALALGNLRQTQLALPTVLASGFVACGGLVVMSTVTRFAVAMPMLFVIGVSSIMLVASCNTALQLAAPDKLRGRVMSLYTLIFGGSFPIGSFLVGWISERRGVSIAYLAAGMCGLAGLAVITVWWRSDSE, encoded by the coding sequence GTGCGATTCCCGCAGGGGCTCCGCGCCCTCAATCACCCGGACTACCGGCGCTTCTACATCGGCCAGGTCGTCTCGCAGGTGGGTTCGTGGATGCAGTCGGTGGGACAGGCCTGGCTGGTCCTCCAGCTCACCGGCTCGCCGCTCAAGCTCGGCCTGATCGGCACGCTACAGTTTGCGCCGGTGCTGCTCTTCTCCGTGTTCACCGGCGCCCTCGCCGACCGGCTACCCAAGCGCCGCGTGCTCCTCGCCACCCAGATCGGCATCGCCTCGCTCGCGCTCACCCTGGGCCTGCTCGTGCGCTTCGGCCACGTGGAGTACTGGCACGTGTGCGTGCTCGCCACCATCCTCGGCTGCGTCAACACGCTGGACATGCCCACGCGGCAGTCCTTCGTGGCCGAGCTGGTGAGCAAGGACGACATCGTCAACGCGGTGGCGCTGAACTCCGCCGCCTTCAACACCGCGCGCATCGTCGGGCCGGTGGCGGCGGGGCTCCTCATCGCGCGCTTCGGGGTCTCCATCGCGTTCCTGCTGAACGCGCTGTCGTTCACCCTGGTGATCGCCGCGCTGATCCGCATGCGCACGGAGGGCCGGCCGCGGGAGACGCACGGCACCACCATGCTCGCCGACGTGGGCGAGGGCCTCCGCTATGCGTTTGAGGTCCGCTACATCCGCCTGCTCCTGCTCCTCCTCTTCGTGGTCAGCATCACCGTGTTCAACTTCTCCGTGTACGTGCCCCTCCTCGCCCGCACGGTGCTCCACGTGGACGCGGCCGGCTTCGGCTTCCTCATGGCGGCGGTGGGCGTGGGCGCGGTCACGGGCGCGCTCGCCCTCGGCAATCTCCGCCAGACTCAGCTCGCACTGCCCACCGTCCTCGCCTCCGGCTTCGTCGCTTGCGGCGGTTTGGTCGTCATGAGCACGGTGACGCGCTTCGCCGTCGCCATGCCCATGCTGTTCGTGATCGGCGTCTCCAGCATCATGCTGGTGGCCTCCTGCAACACCGCGCTCCAGCTCGCCGCCCCCGACAAGCTGCGCGGGCGGGTCATGAGCCTCTACACGCTGATCTTCGGCGGCTCCTTCCCCATCGGCTCCTTCCTCGTCGGCTGGATCTCCGAGCGCCGGGGCGTGTCGATCGCCTATCTCGCCGCGGGCATGTGCGGGCTTGCGGGGCTGGCCGTCATCACGGTCTGGTGGCGCTCCGATTCGGAGTAA
- a CDS encoding RidA family protein: protein MSVIEFFNPPEAPAPGAFSRATRAAGLVFVSGTGAGNDIGGTPRAGTAAQETRWALENVSAILRAAGTSLERVVQVTLLITDPADYHAINAEYVKHFPRGLPARHTARFGVPTTAKVAFACIALA, encoded by the coding sequence ATGAGCGTGATCGAGTTCTTCAATCCGCCCGAAGCACCGGCGCCGGGCGCCTTTTCTCGCGCCACGCGCGCGGCGGGCCTCGTCTTCGTCTCGGGCACCGGGGCGGGCAACGACATCGGCGGCACGCCGCGCGCGGGCACCGCCGCGCAGGAGACGCGCTGGGCGCTGGAGAACGTCTCGGCGATCCTGCGCGCGGCGGGCACCTCGCTGGAGCGCGTGGTGCAGGTGACGCTGCTCATCACCGATCCCGCCGACTACCACGCGATCAACGCGGAGTACGTGAAGCACTTTCCCCGCGGCCTTCCTGCCCGCCACACCGCGCGCTTCGGCGTGCCCACCACCGCCAAAGTCGCGTTCGCGTGCATCGCGCTCGCGTAG
- a CDS encoding PaaI family thioesterase has product MPSTSGDLLASVRERAQSNLFWRTLGVQVEDAREGWVRLRVPARDELRNAAGAPVHGGVLSALVDMAVGGALSTMHADAAGGVGQSTLDLNVSFLSAARGDVVAEGRILRRGRSIAFGEAAVTDAAGTTVAVGRATYMILAPNP; this is encoded by the coding sequence ATGCCATCGACATCCGGAGACCTGCTCGCGAGCGTGCGCGAGCGCGCCCAGTCGAATCTCTTCTGGCGCACCCTCGGCGTCCAGGTCGAGGACGCGCGTGAGGGCTGGGTGCGGCTGCGCGTCCCCGCGCGCGACGAGCTCCGTAACGCCGCCGGCGCCCCCGTGCACGGGGGCGTGCTCTCCGCCCTCGTCGACATGGCGGTGGGCGGCGCGCTGTCCACGATGCACGCCGACGCGGCGGGCGGCGTGGGCCAGAGCACGCTCGACCTCAACGTGTCCTTCCTGTCCGCCGCGCGCGGCGACGTCGTCGCCGAGGGCCGCATCCTCCGCCGCGGGCGCAGCATCGCCTTCGGTGAGGCCGCCGTCACCGACGCCGCCGGGACCACCGTGGCGGTGGGCCGCGCGACGTACATGATCCTCGCCCCGAACCCGTAG
- a CDS encoding 2-hydroxyacid dehydrogenase — MATKIVFSPPMPKDIMDACRAMVPQGYELAVVDRAVGGGLEAHKDAEYFIGFARGDMGPDFYKTLPRLKLIQLISAGYDRLDIAAAKAAGVPVANNGGANSTAVAEHTWLLILGVLKRLAWQHANVVAGKWRIGDLAENRLYEVEGKTLGIVGLGTIGKKVARRAHGFDMPVIYYDVVRLTEDQENALGVRFVLLDELLREADVVSLHVPLNAATKNLMSTRQFNLMKPSAVLINTCRGPVVDEAALNQALVSGQIAGAGLDVMVEEPGKPGHPLYTAPNITITPHMAGPTWENWPKAFRNAFDNIQRVARGDRAMWIIPELR; from the coding sequence GTGGCCACCAAGATCGTCTTCTCCCCGCCGATGCCGAAGGACATCATGGACGCGTGCCGCGCCATGGTCCCGCAAGGGTACGAGCTGGCCGTGGTGGATCGCGCGGTAGGCGGGGGGCTCGAGGCCCACAAGGACGCCGAGTACTTCATCGGATTCGCCCGCGGGGACATGGGGCCGGACTTCTACAAGACCTTGCCCAGGCTCAAGCTCATCCAGCTCATCAGCGCGGGCTACGACCGCCTCGACATCGCCGCCGCCAAGGCGGCGGGCGTCCCCGTCGCCAACAACGGCGGCGCCAACTCCACCGCGGTGGCCGAGCACACGTGGCTCCTCATCCTCGGCGTGCTCAAGCGCCTGGCCTGGCAGCACGCGAACGTGGTGGCGGGGAAGTGGCGCATCGGCGATCTCGCCGAGAACCGGCTCTACGAGGTGGAGGGAAAGACCCTCGGCATCGTGGGCCTCGGGACTATCGGGAAGAAGGTCGCGCGCCGAGCGCACGGCTTCGACATGCCGGTGATCTACTACGACGTGGTGCGTCTCACCGAGGACCAGGAGAACGCGCTCGGCGTGCGCTTCGTGCTCCTCGACGAGCTGCTGCGCGAGGCCGACGTGGTGAGCCTGCACGTGCCGCTGAACGCCGCCACGAAGAACCTCATGAGCACGCGCCAGTTCAACTTGATGAAGCCCTCCGCGGTGCTGATCAACACCTGCCGCGGGCCGGTGGTGGACGAGGCGGCGCTGAACCAGGCGCTGGTGAGCGGGCAGATCGCGGGCGCCGGTCTCGACGTGATGGTCGAGGAGCCGGGCAAGCCGGGCCATCCCCTCTACACCGCCCCCAACATCACGATCACCCCGCACATGGCGGGCCCGACGTGGGAGAACTGGCCGAAGGCCTTCCGCAACGCGTTCGACAACATTCAGCGTGTGGCCCGCGGGGACCGCGCGATGTGGATCATTCCCGAGCTGCGCTAG
- a CDS encoding amidase → MTFPEYEQYDALGLAELVKWGKISPPELLEAAIERVEARNPTVNAVVMKLYDYGRKAIADGLPDGPFRGVPYLMKDLTASIAGVPMTRGSKFFADTPPAAEDSEHVKRLKRAGLVIFGRTNTCELGLSLTCEPVLHGPTKNPWDPTRISGGSSGGAAAAVGARMLPIAHASDGFGSIRAPAACCGLVGLKPTRARNTMAPGLGEGLGGLSTEHAVTLSVRDCAALLDATAGAGAGDPYVAPAASRPFLREIGADAGRLRIAFTTRTPNGAVVDPQSLQALADTVRLCADLGHTVEEANPEIDGAAVVPTFLTLAAANTVVNLASHPSGRPPREGDVEKVTAGTARLGERLTGADYVKATQVAHRLGRQMAAFHMRWDVLLTPGLATLPPKLGWIDMMLDDVQEYWRRVFHMSPFTVWFNLSGQPAMMLPLRVSAEGLPLATQLVGRYGDEATLFRLASQLEKARPWFDRVPALAR, encoded by the coding sequence GTGACGTTTCCCGAATACGAGCAGTACGACGCCCTCGGCCTCGCCGAGCTCGTGAAGTGGGGGAAGATCTCCCCGCCCGAGCTCCTCGAGGCGGCCATCGAGCGCGTCGAGGCGCGCAATCCCACCGTCAACGCGGTGGTGATGAAGCTCTACGACTACGGACGCAAGGCCATCGCGGACGGGCTCCCCGACGGGCCCTTCCGCGGTGTGCCGTACTTGATGAAGGACCTCACGGCGTCGATCGCGGGCGTGCCGATGACGCGCGGGTCGAAGTTCTTCGCCGACACTCCCCCCGCCGCCGAGGACAGCGAGCACGTCAAGCGGCTCAAGCGCGCCGGCCTCGTGATCTTCGGTCGCACGAACACCTGCGAGCTCGGGCTCTCGCTCACGTGCGAGCCGGTGCTCCACGGCCCGACCAAGAATCCGTGGGATCCCACGCGCATCTCCGGGGGCAGCAGTGGGGGCGCCGCCGCCGCAGTGGGCGCGCGCATGCTGCCGATCGCGCACGCCTCCGACGGCTTCGGCTCGATCCGCGCCCCCGCCGCCTGCTGCGGCCTCGTGGGCCTCAAGCCCACCCGGGCGCGGAACACCATGGCGCCGGGGCTCGGCGAAGGCCTGGGCGGCCTGTCCACGGAGCACGCGGTGACGCTCTCCGTGCGCGACTGCGCCGCGCTGCTCGACGCGACCGCCGGCGCCGGCGCGGGCGATCCCTACGTGGCGCCCGCCGCCAGCCGGCCGTTCCTCAGAGAAATCGGCGCCGACGCGGGCCGGCTGCGCATCGCCTTCACCACCCGGACGCCGAACGGCGCCGTGGTGGACCCCCAGAGCCTGCAAGCCCTCGCCGACACCGTGCGACTCTGCGCGGATCTCGGGCACACCGTCGAGGAGGCCAATCCCGAGATCGACGGTGCCGCCGTGGTGCCCACTTTCCTCACCCTCGCCGCCGCCAACACCGTGGTGAACCTCGCGAGCCATCCCAGCGGCCGGCCGCCGCGCGAAGGTGACGTCGAGAAGGTGACGGCGGGCACGGCCCGGCTCGGCGAGCGCCTGACGGGCGCCGACTACGTGAAGGCCACCCAGGTCGCCCACCGGCTCGGGCGCCAGATGGCGGCGTTCCACATGCGCTGGGACGTGCTCCTCACGCCGGGGCTCGCCACGCTGCCGCCCAAGCTCGGCTGGATCGACATGATGCTCGACGACGTGCAGGAGTACTGGCGGCGCGTCTTCCACATGTCGCCGTTCACGGTGTGGTTCAACCTCAGCGGTCAGCCGGCCATGATGCTGCCCCTCCGCGTCAGCGCGGAGGGCTTGCCGCTCGCCACCCAGCTCGTGGGCCGCTACGGCGACGAGGCCACGCTGTTCCGCCTGGCCTCGCAGCTTGAAAAGGCCAGGCCCTGGTTCGATCGGGTGCCGGCCCTCGCGCGCTAG
- a CDS encoding LLM class flavin-dependent oxidoreductase yields MKTDLLLVPMGARYTEMRAAAVAAEEAGFDGLWTWDHLRDPDGGAASSVPEVWTTLAALAEATRRIMLGPLVLNVGMRQPGLLANMAATLQQVSGGRLLLGLGAGGSRATPYVREQEGIGMPVERDAVRAARVAEACQVLRRLWAGDASDFTGTHYRLEQPTGFLRSDPAPPIVVGGFGPRMAAIAGRWADGFNTPARHPQLAELVGVAREAHAKAGRDPARFLVTVFAGLADGWLGADSGPRRGLEALGVARVILLVSPPYDLARIRAAGRLLPTRPEAS; encoded by the coding sequence ATGAAGACCGATCTCCTCCTCGTCCCTATGGGCGCCCGCTACACCGAGATGCGGGCGGCCGCGGTGGCCGCGGAGGAGGCGGGCTTCGACGGGCTCTGGACCTGGGACCATCTCCGCGATCCGGACGGGGGCGCCGCGTCCTCGGTGCCGGAAGTGTGGACCACTCTCGCCGCGCTCGCTGAGGCCACCCGGCGAATCATGCTGGGCCCGCTCGTGCTGAACGTCGGCATGCGCCAGCCGGGGCTGCTCGCGAACATGGCGGCCACGCTTCAGCAAGTCTCCGGGGGCCGCCTGCTGCTCGGGCTCGGCGCCGGAGGCAGCCGCGCCACGCCCTACGTGCGGGAGCAGGAGGGCATCGGCATGCCGGTGGAGCGCGACGCGGTGCGGGCGGCGCGTGTCGCCGAGGCATGCCAGGTGCTGCGGCGGCTCTGGGCGGGCGACGCGTCCGACTTCACGGGCACGCACTATCGCCTCGAACAGCCGACCGGCTTTCTACGATCAGATCCCGCCCCGCCCATCGTGGTCGGAGGCTTCGGCCCGCGCATGGCGGCGATCGCGGGCCGCTGGGCCGACGGCTTCAACACGCCGGCGCGGCACCCGCAGCTCGCCGAGCTCGTCGGCGTCGCGCGCGAGGCGCACGCGAAGGCCGGGCGCGATCCCGCGCGCTTCCTCGTCACCGTGTTCGCCGGGCTGGCCGATGGCTGGCTCGGCGCTGACTCGGGCCCGCGCCGCGGCCTCGAGGCCCTCGGCGTCGCCCGCGTGATCCTGCTCGTGTCGCCGCCCTACGACCTCGCCCGCATCCGCGCAGCGGGGCGGCTCCTTCCCACCCGCCCGGAGGCCTCATGA
- a CDS encoding outer membrane beta-barrel protein, giving the protein MTRADLLLALLALVLAAAPLAARAQTTVPAPPAEPAAAPDAAPATPPAPEEKTPSFRDEVRLFAYLEMSYTWNLGGASRGGVNEFRVYDDVEGFTFNIAEFSVKKDPSERYPFGFGLVLTVGQDSQKNHSLGIFRDEDDQFPFRNTSHFDLQEAYLSVRIPLGTGLILKAGKWVSLLGYEVIESPSNLNFSRGYLFNLAGPFTQTGVVATYAFTDWLTVQAGVSTGSDTTVDNNDRPSFGGGFQLAPRKDLTLTIGTIVGPEQNDNHTHTRWVLDLVGVYTGIDKLTLAGEITGGKEDREASLVALDTRQDADASWWGWGLWAAYDWTSRFRTALRQEYFKDADGARTGFGKGLSLWSTTLTFQYKIWRGLVSRLEYRHDQANERAFRERYDKTRTLVPTSHSMDTISLSASYTFF; this is encoded by the coding sequence ATGACACGCGCCGACCTGCTCCTCGCGCTCCTGGCCCTGGTGCTCGCCGCCGCGCCCCTTGCGGCGCGCGCGCAGACGACGGTCCCCGCTCCGCCGGCCGAGCCCGCGGCCGCGCCCGACGCCGCGCCCGCCACACCGCCGGCGCCCGAGGAGAAGACGCCCAGCTTCCGCGACGAGGTCCGTCTCTTCGCCTATCTCGAGATGAGCTACACGTGGAATCTCGGCGGGGCCAGCCGGGGCGGGGTGAACGAGTTCCGCGTGTACGACGACGTCGAGGGCTTCACCTTCAACATCGCCGAGTTCTCCGTGAAGAAGGACCCGTCCGAGCGGTACCCGTTCGGGTTCGGCCTCGTGCTCACGGTGGGGCAGGATTCGCAGAAGAACCACTCGCTCGGGATATTCCGCGACGAGGACGATCAGTTTCCATTCCGGAACACGTCGCACTTCGATCTCCAGGAGGCGTACCTCTCGGTCCGGATTCCCCTGGGGACCGGCCTCATCCTCAAGGCCGGGAAGTGGGTGAGCCTCCTCGGCTACGAGGTCATCGAGTCGCCCAGCAACCTCAATTTCTCGCGGGGCTATCTCTTCAACCTCGCGGGCCCGTTCACCCAGACCGGCGTCGTCGCCACCTACGCCTTCACGGACTGGCTCACCGTCCAGGCCGGCGTGAGCACCGGCTCGGACACGACCGTCGACAACAATGACCGGCCGTCGTTCGGGGGCGGCTTTCAGCTCGCCCCGCGCAAGGACCTCACGCTGACGATCGGCACCATCGTGGGGCCCGAGCAGAACGACAACCACACCCACACCCGCTGGGTGCTCGATCTCGTCGGGGTCTACACGGGGATCGACAAGCTGACGCTCGCCGGCGAGATCACCGGCGGCAAGGAGGATCGCGAGGCCTCGCTGGTCGCGCTGGACACGCGCCAGGATGCCGACGCCTCGTGGTGGGGCTGGGGGCTCTGGGCGGCCTACGACTGGACGAGCCGCTTCCGCACCGCGCTGCGCCAGGAATACTTCAAGGATGCCGACGGGGCGCGCACGGGATTCGGCAAGGGACTCTCCCTCTGGTCGACCACGCTCACGTTCCAGTACAAGATCTGGCGGGGCCTCGTGAGCCGGCTCGAGTATCGACACGACCAGGCGAACGAGCGCGCGTTCCGCGAGCGCTACGACAAGACGCGCACGCTCGTGCCGACGTCGCACTCGATGGACACGATCTCGCTGAGCGCCTCCTACACGTTCTTCTAG
- a CDS encoding DUF6152 family protein produces MTSRTVTAPFALVLAIAVTLVAAPHASAHHGWSGYDSGTTLNLTGTIKEAGYEHPHGYVQLQVPGKTWRVVLAPPSRMENRGLPRTALSPGKTVTVVGYPNRTDPEEMRAERITVDGKTTELR; encoded by the coding sequence ATGACATCGCGCACCGTGACCGCTCCCTTCGCGCTCGTGCTTGCCATCGCCGTCACGCTCGTCGCCGCCCCGCACGCGAGCGCCCATCACGGCTGGAGCGGCTACGATTCCGGCACCACGCTGAACCTCACCGGCACCATCAAGGAAGCCGGGTACGAGCACCCGCACGGCTATGTGCAGCTCCAGGTCCCCGGCAAGACCTGGCGGGTCGTGCTCGCCCCACCCTCCCGGATGGAGAACCGCGGTTTGCCGCGCACCGCCCTCAGCCCCGGCAAGACGGTGACGGTCGTCGGCTATCCGAACCGCACCGACCCCGAGGAGATGCGCGCGGAGCGGATCACCGTCGACGGCAAGACCACCGAGCTGCGTTGA
- a CDS encoding DUF6644 family protein has translation MIHDPRAAAWLVWLESSPVAVAMRQWLWLYPAVEVLHIAGIAALVGGAVMFDLRLLGVSRGLPVAALAAHLLPWARVGLGMVALSGALMFTAHATEWAQNPAFRVKLLLIAAAGANAWAFHRWPFRAVARWDRDLPAPAPARVAALLSMILWLSVIACGRLLAYL, from the coding sequence TTGATCCACGATCCGCGGGCGGCGGCCTGGCTGGTCTGGCTCGAATCCAGCCCCGTCGCGGTGGCGATGCGGCAGTGGCTCTGGCTCTACCCCGCGGTGGAAGTCCTCCACATCGCGGGCATCGCTGCGCTGGTCGGGGGCGCCGTGATGTTCGACCTTCGCCTCCTCGGCGTCTCCCGCGGCTTGCCCGTGGCCGCGCTCGCTGCGCACCTCCTGCCCTGGGCCCGCGTCGGGCTCGGCATGGTGGCCCTCTCGGGGGCGCTCATGTTCACCGCCCACGCGACGGAGTGGGCGCAGAATCCGGCGTTCCGAGTCAAGCTGCTCCTGATCGCCGCCGCCGGCGCGAACGCGTGGGCCTTCCACCGCTGGCCCTTCCGCGCCGTGGCGCGCTGGGACCGCGATCTGCCCGCCCCCGCCCCTGCCCGCGTCGCCGCGCTCCTCTCGATGATCCTCTGGCTGTCCGTCATCGCCTGCGGACGGCTGCTCGCCTACCTCTGA